The following proteins are co-located in the Streptosporangium brasiliense genome:
- a CDS encoding FAD-dependent monooxygenase, with the protein MTAGRTAVIVGGGIGGLAAAVALCRRGWRVEVCEQAAQFTEIGAGLSLWPNALRALAVLGLADRVRELGAVEAGGGVRDRAGRWLARTDNVELEQRFGWPLVVVHRADLVRVLVEALPRKTLRPATTITGVHDEGDAVVVEHHHGSLRAEVAVGADGLHSTVRRLGRPDARPPRYAGYTAWRMITSRLPAPLTDGASNWGRGERFGYTSMPGNRAYCFATATVPAGGVSPDGEWAELHRRFGRWAGPIPTLLAAVAEDDVLRHDIYDLPPLSGYVSGRVALLGDAAHAMTPNLGQGACQALEDAVVLASCLDRAPDIASGLAGYDRRRRSRTQDVVRRSARLGAVGQWSWPPAVKARDLAARLTPNSATLRSMTPILGWKP; encoded by the coding sequence GTGACGGCCGGGCGTACCGCGGTGATCGTCGGCGGCGGGATCGGCGGGCTGGCAGCGGCGGTCGCCCTGTGCCGTCGAGGTTGGCGGGTGGAGGTCTGCGAGCAGGCCGCGCAGTTCACCGAGATCGGCGCCGGCCTGTCCTTGTGGCCCAATGCGCTGCGGGCCCTGGCAGTCCTGGGTCTGGCCGACCGGGTCAGGGAGTTGGGCGCAGTCGAGGCCGGTGGCGGTGTGCGCGACCGGGCGGGTCGTTGGCTGGCACGGACCGACAACGTCGAGCTCGAACAGCGGTTCGGATGGCCGCTGGTCGTGGTGCACCGCGCCGACCTGGTGCGGGTCCTGGTCGAGGCGCTGCCGAGAAAGACGCTACGGCCGGCGACCACGATCACCGGGGTACATGACGAGGGCGATGCGGTGGTGGTCGAACACCACCACGGGAGCCTGCGCGCCGAGGTGGCGGTCGGTGCCGACGGCCTGCACAGCACCGTGCGCCGCCTTGGACGGCCCGACGCACGGCCGCCCCGATACGCCGGGTACACCGCCTGGCGCATGATCACCTCGCGGCTGCCCGCCCCGCTCACCGACGGCGCCTCGAACTGGGGCCGAGGCGAACGGTTCGGATACACCTCGATGCCCGGCAACCGGGCCTACTGCTTCGCCACCGCCACGGTGCCCGCCGGCGGCGTCAGCCCGGACGGCGAATGGGCCGAGCTGCACCGCCGGTTCGGGAGATGGGCCGGACCGATCCCCACCTTGTTGGCCGCGGTCGCCGAGGACGACGTACTGCGGCACGACATCTACGACCTGCCACCGCTGTCCGGGTATGTCAGCGGTCGGGTGGCGCTGCTCGGTGACGCGGCCCACGCGATGACGCCCAACCTGGGACAGGGCGCCTGCCAAGCTCTGGAAGACGCCGTCGTCCTGGCCTCCTGCCTCGACCGGGCGCCGGACATCGCCTCGGGCCTGGCCGGCTACGACCGGCGGCGTAGGTCCAGGACCCAGGACGTGGTGCGCCGATCGGCCCGTCTGGGGGCCGTCGGACAGTGGTCATGGCCACCGGCTGTCAAGGCCCGTGATCTCGCCGCCAGACTGACACCGAACTCGGCGACCCTACGTTCCATGACACCGATTCTCGGATGGAAACCCTGA
- a CDS encoding serine/threonine-protein kinase has protein sequence MNTVIGPYRVVSRLGQGRTGEVFLARDPDGRQVAVKVVHPRLAADPAFRRRFQQEAEAASRVARSCTAPILDIRLDDGQVYLVTEYVDGPDLRRRVTDHGPLSGSGLETLAVSTAVALQAVHAAGLVHQDLKPSGILLGPLGPRVIGFGVAHLAGPAGPAGEEASLYISPERARGEEATAASDVFAWGGVVLYAATGRQPSGGGTGHPDDHAGPGPTGLHGVLHDLVGRALARDPGRRPGVPEILRALTGASDPATSLVRPPTAAGEQPVEPFDVPTNPAIPLVRPPAPPVAAVPPALPPLDVPTNPAVPLTRLPSADLPAVHPPDLPAAHPDGLPTTHPNGLPTAHPDGLPAAHPDGLAAGEQPPHRPGRIPGGGGPGSPGAAPPRWGRSVAAPVLAGVAIALVIAAVSFFLPRDGATGDREPLAQPAATAGDGAGPTPETTAGAVATLSPSPQPTPSPSTATATATPAPERVWPFRDDFTGEDRGWSVAAWGKGKGRHRPAGGAYRITARSDGYLPVAAPLAAPVKNATITAKVQVLNGTGTFGVFCRGRDAGARRYEFSISSGGDASIVKSGEAPASVKRVPVPGFRPARLNVLQASCLSGKTGTRLSLRVNGRGVVSRLDRERPFASGSIGVFARAQGGGSGVDVGFNSFEARS, from the coding sequence ATGAACACCGTCATTGGGCCGTACCGCGTGGTGAGCAGGCTCGGGCAGGGCAGGACGGGAGAGGTCTTCCTCGCCCGCGACCCCGACGGACGCCAGGTCGCCGTCAAGGTCGTCCACCCGCGACTGGCCGCCGACCCCGCCTTCCGGCGGCGCTTCCAGCAGGAGGCGGAGGCCGCCTCCCGGGTCGCCCGCTCCTGCACGGCGCCGATCCTGGACATCAGGCTCGACGACGGGCAGGTCTACCTGGTCACCGAGTACGTCGACGGGCCGGACCTGCGGCGGCGGGTCACGGATCACGGCCCCCTCTCCGGGTCGGGCCTGGAGACACTTGCGGTGTCCACCGCCGTCGCCCTGCAGGCCGTCCACGCCGCCGGCCTCGTGCACCAGGATCTGAAGCCGTCCGGCATCCTGCTCGGCCCGCTCGGGCCCAGGGTGATCGGTTTCGGCGTGGCCCACCTCGCCGGCCCCGCCGGCCCCGCCGGGGAGGAGGCGTCCCTCTACATCTCGCCGGAGCGGGCGCGGGGCGAGGAGGCCACCGCGGCGTCGGACGTGTTCGCCTGGGGCGGGGTCGTCCTCTACGCGGCGACCGGACGGCAGCCGTCCGGCGGCGGCACCGGCCACCCCGACGATCACGCCGGCCCCGGCCCGACCGGGCTGCACGGCGTGCTCCACGACCTCGTCGGCCGGGCCCTCGCCCGGGATCCGGGCCGTCGCCCCGGCGTGCCGGAGATCCTCAGGGCCCTGACGGGTGCCAGCGACCCGGCCACGTCCCTCGTCCGGCCGCCCACCGCGGCGGGCGAGCAGCCCGTGGAGCCGTTCGACGTCCCCACCAACCCGGCCATCCCCCTCGTCCGGCCCCCCGCGCCCCCCGTCGCGGCGGTGCCGCCCGCGCTGCCACCTCTCGACGTCCCCACCAACCCGGCCGTCCCCCTCACCCGCCTCCCGTCGGCGGACCTGCCCGCCGTACACCCACCCGACCTGCCCGCCGCGCACCCCGACGGCCTGCCCACCACGCATCCCAACGGCCTGCCCACCGCGCACCCCGACGGGCTGCCCGCCGCGCACCCCGACGGCCTGGCGGCCGGGGAGCAGCCTCCGCACCGGCCGGGCCGGATCCCCGGCGGAGGCGGGCCGGGCTCGCCCGGGGCCGCCCCGCCGCGCTGGGGCCGTTCGGTCGCCGCCCCCGTCCTCGCGGGAGTGGCGATCGCGCTGGTCATCGCGGCCGTCTCCTTCTTCCTGCCGCGGGACGGGGCCACCGGCGACCGTGAGCCCCTGGCCCAGCCGGCCGCCACGGCGGGCGACGGCGCCGGGCCCACACCGGAGACGACCGCGGGGGCCGTGGCCACGCTCTCTCCCTCCCCGCAGCCGACCCCGTCGCCCTCGACCGCCACGGCGACGGCCACTCCCGCGCCGGAGCGGGTCTGGCCGTTCCGGGACGACTTCACCGGCGAGGATCGCGGCTGGAGCGTGGCGGCGTGGGGCAAGGGCAAGGGCAGGCACCGCCCGGCCGGCGGCGCCTACCGGATCACCGCCAGGTCCGACGGCTATCTCCCGGTCGCCGCTCCCCTGGCCGCCCCGGTGAAGAACGCCACCATCACCGCGAAGGTCCAGGTGCTGAACGGCACGGGCACCTTCGGCGTCTTCTGCCGGGGCCGCGACGCGGGCGCCAGGCGCTACGAGTTCTCGATCAGCAGCGGCGGCGACGCCTCCATCGTCAAGAGCGGTGAGGCGCCCGCCTCGGTGAAGCGCGTCCCGGTCCCCGGTTTCCGCCCCGCCCGGCTCAACGTCCTGCAGGCGTCCTGCCTCAGCGGCAAGACGGGGACCCGGCTGAGCCTACGCGTCAACGGCCGGGGGGTCGTCTCCCGGCTCGACAGGGAACGGCCGTTCGCCTCCGGCTCCATCGGCGTGTTCGCCCGCGCCCAGGGCGGCGGCTCCGGCGTGGACGTCGGCTTCAACTCCTTCGAGGCCCGTTCCTGA